The genomic window AGCGGGCAAAGGCTGTTATTTACATTTGTATTCGCAAGATGACTCACTTGTTATACCTAACGGATAAACGATGACTACGAAGAATGTTTATTACAAACCATTGTAAAAATTAATGCCTGTCGTTACTAAGCCTTATTAGTTACGCTAATTTGGTTTAGTAACACGTTACAGGTTTGATAACGCCTGCAACGCCAATAACTTTAAACATAAAAGACTTTTCGCGAATATTTTACTATCTAGACAAATGATAATAAATAAACATGACACTAACCGCCATTGTTCCTTCATTTCGCCTACCTTTCTTAATATTAGCCCCTGTTTGTGTTTTTCTTGGTGCTAGTATGAGTTATATGGAACAAGGTACGGTTGATTATGCCGTATTAGCCATTGCCTTGTTAGGGGCAATCTCTGCCCACATTGCAGTTAATACCATTAATGAATATCAAGACTACGTCAGCGGCTTAGATCTGAAAACAATTAGAACTCCCTTTAGCGGCGGTAGCGGTTTATTATCTCAGCAACCTGAGTTACTTCTTGGGGTAAAAAGAGCCGCGATTGTCACAACCCTTTTAACCTTTCTTATTGGTGTTTATTTCGTCACACTTTATGGCGTAGCAGTAATTGCCATAGTGCCAATGGGATTACTTGGATTAGCCATTATTATTAGTTACACAAAGTGGATTAATAAATGGCCCATTATCTGTTTAGTTGCCCCTGGACTTTGTTTTGGTTTACTGATGGTGGCAGGCACCCAAGTTATTTTATCTGGCCACTTTTCAACAACACCTTGGCTAATAGGTTTGATCCCTTTTTTTCTTATTAACAACTTATTACTTTTAAACCAATATCCTGATATTGATGCTGATAAAAGTATCGGTCGAAATCATTTTCCTATTGCCTTTGGCATAAAAACAAGCAATAGCATTTTTTTCATCTTTTCGGTGTGCTCAACGTTATTGCTTGGCTTTTTTATTAGCCAAAAGCTATTACCAACACTAAGTGCAATGGCGTTTATTCCACAGGCATTGGCCTTTGTCGCTTTATATGGAGCAATAAAATTTAAAGAAAATATTGGCCAACACCCTAAATACCTTGCTTACAATGTTAGTTGTGCATTACTGACACCATTAACGATAGCAATAACCGTTTTCCTTAACTAATTGTAGAAGTTGAATAACGTTGGAAACTGAAATTATTACGTTTAAGCACCGAATATACCTTTCAAAAAATTTAATCAAACGCTGAAATAGCTAACTTCTAAAATATAACTCTAAGGGCAGTAGTTGCCACAAAAGAGCTTTCCTAACACCCTCAATCATTACCAAAACTGTCTTATCTGATACGATAGAGGACATTAGCTTTGGCTTATCTAACGACAAGTGATCCGACAAACCGGACATTAGTATCAATGTTTTTTTTAACTGTTTTAATATTCAGTAGACATCAACCTAGCGTCATCTTGATAGACAACAAAGCCATCACAGCGTTAGTTCATGGTTCAGCAGCTTAGTTCTTTGTGCGCTTAATTGAAGGTAATAGGCTTATTTTCTTAAAATCAGGATATTACTAAAAGCGGACATAAAATATTAGCAAATCGTCTTTGGTGAGCGGTAAGCTTAACGTATTTACTCCCTAGAAAGTTAGGTTTGCTGGCCCTTTGACACTATAGTCACTTTTTATGTCTACTCTTTTATTACTACCTAGAATATATTCGTAATAACCGACCAGTAGGTGAAAATTCAAACATAACACTTTCACTCTGAATTCTAATACCCGATGATTTAGTGAAAATATTGTTAGATTTAAGTGACAATAAAATTTCTTGCTTTGGGGTATCTTGTAATAAATACTTGAGTGTTCTAGTGTGGATTTCCCAATCATCCCCACCTGTAATCCTTCCATCATCTTCTTTTTTAAATTACTTTGCTCTTCTGTTGTTTTTACGTAGCGGTTAGATTCCCAATATACTTGACGTAATTTACTGAGAGGTTCAAGGTTGCGCTTAATTGAATCCATTTCTATTTGTGTTTTATTTGCAAGAAATATAGATAAAATATTGTAGATATCGTAAGAAAAATTAGTGATGGACATATACACATTATCATCACCGAGGGGAACATCTGGTCCTCTTTTGATAACAGCGGTTAAAGGTCTAGGTATATGAAGTTCACTAAAGGGTTTGTTTCCCTTTACAACATCTATTAGAGACAACAGACTTATAGGCCCAGCTACAAAACCAAAGGTGATTATTAAAAGTCCTAAAGCCAAGGAGAACCAAAGTATAGTTTTGTTATAAATTAAGTCCATTTTGATTCACTATTATAGTTGTATACCAGAATCATATCGTACTGCTTTTTGATTCTCAATCTGAAATGTATACGAAAAAACTATCCAAAGCCTTTAATTGCTATTTATAGTCGACTGAGTCTCATTTCTTATAAGTATCAGATATAATGTCTTTTTTCGTATCTAAACTGTCAATCAAGAGAGATGATCTCGGTTCACAAAAGCTGAGAACTAAGTGGTAAAAGTTAGCGTTTCAATATGACTTACCACAGACTACTTTGATACGATCGTTCCCCACAGATAAAAATACGCATTGTTTGACTATAAATATTACCAATTAATCGAATAACCTGACTGGCAAAATGCCACCATTGCCGGCGTCACTATGTTGCACTGGGATGACTGTATTTGTGCCGCGGCATTAAATAAAGATTAAAACGAGCGTTTGAATTTATGGATCAAGCTTGTTATAAGTAAACAACAAAAAACTAATGATTTTTATTATCCCCCATTAAGCCACCCATAATAACTTGTTTGTTTTTCATACAATAAACTATACTTAATTCACCCTCTTATAAGTGTGGTGATTGTTATGCCTAAGCCTCGTTCACAACAAATCAGTTTATCTGATACGCCGTATTATCATATTTGCAGTCAAACCGTTCGCAAAGCTTTTTTATGTGGTGTTGATAAATATCCCCCATTAAGCCACCCATAATAACTTGTTTGTTTTTCATACAATAAACTACACTTAGTTTACCCTCTTATAAGTGTGGTGATTGTTATGCCCAAGCCTCGTTCACAACAAATCAGTTTATCTGATACGCCGTATTATCATATTTGTAGTCAAACCGTTCGAAAAGCCTTTTTATGTGGTGTTGATAAAGAAACCGGTGTCAGTTATGAGCACAGGCGTCATTGGATTGAACAGCGCATTTTTAAATTATCTCAAGTCTTTGCTATTGATATTTGTGCTCACGCTGTTATGAATAATCACTTACATTTAGTCCTTCATGTTGATAGTGAACAAGTTAACCACTGGACGACGCTAGAGGTACTGTCTCGTTGGCATACGTTGTTTAAAGGCACCCTGTTAACCCGTCAATATCAGCGACAGCAATCATTAACGACATTCGAAATAGAAATAGTTGAAGAAACAGCACAGGTCTATAAACAGCGCTTAATCGATATCAGTTGGTTTATGCGGGCATTAAACGAGCCTATTGCTCGACAGGCCAATAAAGAAGATAAATGCACTGGGCACTTTTGGGAAGGACGCTTTAAATCACAAGCCCTGCTCGATGAAGGGGCATTACTTGCTTGTATGGCTTATGTAGATTTAAACCCAGTGCGTGCGGGTATTGCCCCAACACCTGAGCAATCGAGTTTTACCAGTATTCAACTGCGTATCAGAGCCGCCATTATCGGAGAGCAACCGACAACGTTATTACCTTTTACTGGCCATGAACAGCAAGCTAAAACCTCCGGTATCCGCTTTAGCTTAAAGGACTATTTAACCCTTGTAGATGAAACAGGTCGCGTAATAAGAGCAGACAAACGAGGCGCTATCGATAACAAAACCGCAAATATACTGTCAAGACTTCACATCAGCGATGAAAGTTGGCTCAAACTCACCTCAAACTTTGAAGGTATATTCACTGGCGCGGTCGGCACCGCAGAGCATTTGTGTGAATTTACTGAGCACGTGGGGTTAAAGCGAGCACACGGGAAAGCAAATGCCCAAGCTTGTTTAAATAGCGCGTAAACTTAACTACATGCAAAAACCGCACTAAGACAGCACTAAGACAGCAAGAAAAATACGGCTACCTTGGGGGAGAAGTAAAGCTTGCCTGAAATTCACTCATTTAATCAACATCTATAAAAATCGATAGGCAAAGGCTTACAAGATGAAGTTCATGCCTTGTTGTTGACCAATCGGTAGCTGTGTTTCAGAGCATTATTACTGTGGAGCATTATCATGGGTGGCATAGTAATTTTTTATCATGGGTGGCATAGTAATTTATTTTTATCACAGCGGAGAATTATCATGGGTGGCATAGTAATTTTTTAGACCTAAATATTATCTTTCCTCATCATTTTCAATGACATTATGTTGAAAAGTATTTTTCTGTTCTTTACGCCAGCGACCGGGGCTTAAACCATAGTCTTTTTTAAAACGGTGAGCAAAGCTTGCACTATCGCCATAGCCTACGGTGTCAGCTATTTGATCAAGATTATATTGTGTATAACGAAGTAAGTAGCAAGCGTATTCTAGGCGAGTGTGAGTTAATAGTTTGATTGGTGTCATCCCCATTTCTTTCTTACATAAACGAAAGAAGTGCGGCTCAGACATATGCATTTCTGCAGCTAATTGCTTAACAGTCCACGGCAGTTGCAATTGCTTATTTACACGACGTATTAGAGAGTGAAATTTTTGTTGTTGCTTTGTTAGTTGCTGCCCCATGTTCAGTGTTTGCGCAATTTGATAAATTAAAACTTCGACTAAGCGCAATACAATATCTGATTGATACATACTCTCACCGTGTTTGAATTCTCTAATAAGTGACATCGTTTGATAAAGTTTCTCTGCATTCGCACTGGAATAAACGGAAGGTTGAAGTTGATGAACAAACTTATATTCAGAACAGTCATGCAGTAATAGCCAACACATATCCCAATATTTCCCCGAAAGTTCATACAAAAAAGGGGTTCCTGCTGGCAGTAAAAGCACACTGCCGGGTTTAACTAAATATTCGTTGTTACCAAACTTGATCTTTCCCTCTCCTGCATGAGTAGAAATTAAGTAATGAACATGCCTATTGCTGTTTTCATTACCTAAACAAACTTCTCCTTTACCTGTTTTGCCTATTTGATATTCAGTTTGTAAATACGACAACCCCGCAAAGGCTATGAAACTATCAGCTTGCCCTGGTAATTTATCAAAATTAATAAAATCCTCAATACAATCAGGATGAATATTTAAAATATCTTGCCACACAGGATTACCAAAATGATAGTTTTAAACATGATACATGACAATTTCACTTATGTTTTTTTTATCACTATATTTTATAATTCTATGCAATATTATAGTAACCTCTAATGACTAAAACCAATGCGTAACATCGAACCTTCATCATTAAAGCAAAGTATTAAATTAGCTTGGCCTATCTCTTTACAAAGCATATTGGTCACCATGCTAGGCATGAGTGACATAATGATGGTTGGGCATTTAGGCGATACGGCCATTGCTTCTGTTGGGCTGGGTAACCGAATTCAATTTGTTTTTTTAATCATTTTAGCGGGACTCGCCTCAGGTGTTGGTACTTTATCTGCGCAACACTTTGGCGCAGGTCAAATTGGTGTGATTAGACAAGTCATTGTTAAAACACTTGTTATTGCAGCAGGTATTTTACTGCCTATATTACTCATTACTTTCTTGTTTTCTGACAATATCATGGGTATTGCCACAACAGATCCCAGCGTTATAAAAGCAGGAACAAGCTACCTTTGGCTGACCATGCCTAGCTTAATTTTTGTTGTCATTGTGATGATATTTGAAAACGCTTTAAGGGGTCTTGGGCAAGTAGTCTTCCCCATGTTAATTAGTACCCTAGCTATTATTACCAATATTCTTTTAAACTATTGGTTAATCAAAGGTGGCTTAGGAATAGAGCCAATGGGTGTTATTGGCGCTGCGCTAGCAACACTAATTGCGCGAGCACTTCATGCTTTATTAATACTGGTCTACTTAGCAAAGGTTAAGCACAGTATTTTTCCAACAACGTTCTTTTGTGCTAGTTTTTATAACAAACAAGAGTGGACTAAGTTACTCACCTTAGTTTGGCCTATGATGCTAAGTTTTGGCGTGTGGTCATTAGGCACTTTTGTGTATCAACTGATATATGGACGTATTGGAACACAAGAACTTGCTGTAATGAGTCTATTAGCGCCAATGGAAGGATTATTGGTTTCATTCTTTTTTGGTTTTGCTTCTGCTTGCGCTATTTTAGTTGGGCAGCGCTTAGGTAGAAACGAATTTATAACGGCATGGGCTTTAGCAAAAAATCACGCCATTAGTGCGCCAATTGTTACCTTTTTATTAGCCTTAATTTTACTTCAATGTGAGTCTTTAGTCTTTCTGCCTTATACCAATTTGTCTTCAGAAACGATGGCATTGTCCCATGATGTTTTTGTATTGATCACCTTTGGCACTTGCTTGAAAGTATTTAACTTAACTATGTCTATGGGGATATTACGCGCAGGTGGTGATAACAAATATTGCATGTTAATTGATATATCAGGCATGTGGGTTTTAAGCATTCCATTAACTTTGGCGGCGGCATTTTACTTTAAGTTACCACTATATTGGGTAGTTCTCATCTCTTACTCTGAAGAAATAACTAAAGCATTTATGTTTGTTTTTAGAATGAGAACGAAGCTTTGGTTAAAAAATCTAACGGCTGAAAGTGTTACCTAGTTGAACGAATTCGATTAAGTTGCACACAACTAAAACTTGAGTAACCAATGTATATTTCTAAGTTGTGATCAAACCATAAAGTCGTAAAATCGACATTGCCGTTATTTACCTTTTCTAAAATTCAGATGAAGTAGATTATTGGTTCTATGGCGAAAACGCACCCTATAGCCATAGAATTAAAATTTAGCTCAGCTTTAAGATCTGAACGTTAACGTTTGATATTTTGATTGGTCTTATTCCGCTTAGCGCACGCAAAAGACGTTAAAACCATCATTTAATAATGTGTTTCGAATGATTATTAAAGTTCATTTATGCCAGAAGTCAGGTTCCAACTTTATTTGGAGTGTTTCTGGTACTTTTTTAATAAATAAAACTTACTGCCACATTTGTTTCTATCTTTATTCACAAAAGCCCATTTTTGCTCAACGATATAAGTCGGCTTGCTTGGAGTTTTTGTTTCAATATTTATTTGGCTTTTACACTAATGATTTATTAATTAACGATAAACTTATGAATACGTATGTAGCTTAGCTGTAAATTGGTGTCAGTCCTTTATGCTTGAGGTAATAAAAAACATCAGGAATATCCATGAAAAAAATTATACTCAGCCTTGCTGTACTGATTTCATCTCACAGTTTATTTGCACAAACCCTTAAGTTAACGTCACCCGACGGAAAAATAATTCTCAGTGTTAATGACCATGGAAAACCTAATTACGAAATGAGCTTTTTAGGTAAAAGCATTATACACCCCTCCCGCTTAGGCTTAGCATTCAAAGATACTATCGCTTTTAGTGACGGGTTTACTATTTCATCGAATGAAACCCAATCAGCCAAAGAAGTATGGCAATTACCTTGGGGTGAACGTAAAAATGTGACTGATGAACACAATGAATTGTTGGTGACTTTTTCAAGAAATAATAAAAAAAACACTAAAGAATTTAAGGTACGTTTTCGTTTGTTTAATGACGGCATTGGTTTTCGTTACGAAGTGCCAAAACAACAAGATATTGATCACGTGGAAATCATTAATGAATTCACCGAATTTGTTGTAAACGACGCGGATAAAGCGACCGCATGGTGGATTCCAGCACGTGGCTGGAATCGTTATGAATACATTTATAATACTACCAAGCTAGCCTCGGTTGATCGCGCTCATACACCTTTTACTTTTAAACTAGACTCGGGC from Colwellia sp. PAMC 20917 includes these protein-coding regions:
- a CDS encoding prenyltransferase, encoding MTLTAIVPSFRLPFLILAPVCVFLGASMSYMEQGTVDYAVLAIALLGAISAHIAVNTINEYQDYVSGLDLKTIRTPFSGGSGLLSQQPELLLGVKRAAIVTTLLTFLIGVYFVTLYGVAVIAIVPMGLLGLAIIISYTKWINKWPIICLVAPGLCFGLLMVAGTQVILSGHFSTTPWLIGLIPFFLINNLLLLNQYPDIDADKSIGRNHFPIAFGIKTSNSIFFIFSVCSTLLLGFFISQKLLPTLSAMAFIPQALAFVALYGAIKFKENIGQHPKYLAYNVSCALLTPLTIAITVFLN
- a CDS encoding transposase, which translates into the protein MPKPRSQQISLSDTPYYHICSQTVRKAFLCGVDKETGVSYEHRRHWIEQRIFKLSQVFAIDICAHAVMNNHLHLVLHVDSEQVNHWTTLEVLSRWHTLFKGTLLTRQYQRQQSLTTFEIEIVEETAQVYKQRLIDISWFMRALNEPIARQANKEDKCTGHFWEGRFKSQALLDEGALLACMAYVDLNPVRAGIAPTPEQSSFTSIQLRIRAAIIGEQPTTLLPFTGHEQQAKTSGIRFSLKDYLTLVDETGRVIRADKRGAIDNKTANILSRLHISDESWLKLTSNFEGIFTGAVGTAEHLCEFTEHVGLKRAHGKANAQACLNSA
- a CDS encoding helix-turn-helix domain-containing protein → MWQDILNIHPDCIEDFINFDKLPGQADSFIAFAGLSYLQTEYQIGKTGKGEVCLGNENSNRHVHYLISTHAGEGKIKFGNNEYLVKPGSVLLLPAGTPFLYELSGKYWDMCWLLLHDCSEYKFVHQLQPSVYSSANAEKLYQTMSLIREFKHGESMYQSDIVLRLVEVLIYQIAQTLNMGQQLTKQQQKFHSLIRRVNKQLQLPWTVKQLAAEMHMSEPHFFRLCKKEMGMTPIKLLTHTRLEYACYLLRYTQYNLDQIADTVGYGDSASFAHRFKKDYGLSPGRWRKEQKNTFQHNVIENDEER
- a CDS encoding MATE family efflux transporter, coding for MRNIEPSSLKQSIKLAWPISLQSILVTMLGMSDIMMVGHLGDTAIASVGLGNRIQFVFLIILAGLASGVGTLSAQHFGAGQIGVIRQVIVKTLVIAAGILLPILLITFLFSDNIMGIATTDPSVIKAGTSYLWLTMPSLIFVVIVMIFENALRGLGQVVFPMLISTLAIITNILLNYWLIKGGLGIEPMGVIGAALATLIARALHALLILVYLAKVKHSIFPTTFFCASFYNKQEWTKLLTLVWPMMLSFGVWSLGTFVYQLIYGRIGTQELAVMSLLAPMEGLLVSFFFGFASACAILVGQRLGRNEFITAWALAKNHAISAPIVTFLLALILLQCESLVFLPYTNLSSETMALSHDVFVLITFGTCLKVFNLTMSMGILRAGGDNKYCMLIDISGMWVLSIPLTLAAAFYFKLPLYWVVLISYSEEITKAFMFVFRMRTKLWLKNLTAESVT